ctccctttctccctccctcttcttttctccccctccctatctctccctctttccctcttcctctccctctattttcctgagGTGAATAACAAGATTCTTTAGAAACTGGCATATCATAGTTTGTAAATTAAGTAACAAGCAAACCATAGACCTACTGGCTTTCCCTTTACCAGGAATGAGCTCTTGCATTATTTAGTGAATGGGTAAATGCCAGAGATTTCTAAACACATTTTTCCACCCACTACTTTAGACTGTCCTAGACAAAATTTAAGGTCCTTGAGGTAGTCTTCTCAGAAACCtatgttctcttttctttatgtctttctcCCTTTTAATATTGCTGCTCCAGATATCTATGCTTTCACGCCCTTTCCAGGTTGTCTGTAATTCTTCACACTGTATACTGTcctaagcatcagttcatgatCCAGACTTACAGATTCAGAACCTTGGACCAGAAGAGACTACCTAGCCCAAGTtccttattttccagataagaaaatgaTGAGTCCAGAAGGGAAGTGACTCGTCTAACAGCTTGCTAATGCATGGTAGAGACAATCCTGGAATCTAATTCTCTTGCAAGAGGTTTggaggtttgttttttgttttttgtttttttttctaaataacttTGGTGGTTTCCAGTGTTCGGGTTAGTCTCTTTACTCACTTTACCTGGTTTTACCCTTTTGAGAACAGgcgggggagggagaaagaagactgTGACTTAACAGGCACCAGTGTGTCATCAGTTTTCAAAGGTAAAGCCACAAATTAGACCACCCAAGGCGTTGGTGGCCACCTCAGCTGTGATTAAAACAGCCTTGGGAGGCCTTCTGGCCCCACACTGTCTCCCCCGGGGTGCACAAAATCTCCATATTATTCATTCTTTGCAGTTAAAGCATTGAGAGCTTCTCCAGTCAAAATAGAATTGTTATCTACGAGGCTGGTGCATTATCCAGTCATCACTCCCTTAAACCCATCAGATTAGATAACAGAGTTCAGTAAGATGAAGGACTGGACCACAGGACAGGTCAAGTTTTGAGGACAGACCAAGTAGtcaagaaaacagacaaaatattTCCTCCCCCCAAATAATAGTAAAGCCAAGTATTTGAAGAGACTCCATTGAATAGGCAAAGTGGAGCCCCATAAATGCCTCTGTACAAATATCAAGATTGATGCTCACACCCCAAACTCTGGAGCTGGTGGCAGCAGTTGgagaagggttagggttaggtgggACAAGAATAGAAGGTCTGTTCTTCCTGGGGATGGAGACTCTATAACATGACAAGACTAGGATCTTAGGGGAGGCCCTCCATCCAAACCACGATCACTCACTCTGTGCCATGATCATTCTCTGTGCCCTTTTCTAAATAAACTGGGGACAGATATTGTTAAAAGGGACTGACTTGGGCAGTGATTCATTTTCACTTCAGTCTCTTCACTGAGGTGGCTTTCTCCAAACCTACCTACTGTACCGGGGGCATATAGAGAAGGAGCAGGATATGCTGGCCCTAATGGTAGGGAAGGGGAAACAGCTGAAGAGAAAGGTGTTTGTGTAAATGGACACAAGAAAAAAGGGTGAAGGAGTTTTTGTGTGGAGAGTGTAGCTCTAAGATGAGCTGTTTGGGTTAGGGTACCCTGGGTGTTTACCTGTGTGGATAAAGGTGTGTTTCTTCATGTCTGATTTCTGATGGAACCTCTTCCCACAATACTGACAAGGGTAGGGCCGGGTATCAGAGTGGATGAGCAGGTGAGTGGAGAGGGTGGAGGATCTCTTGAAGCTTTTACCACAGATCTTACAATCAAAGCTTCGTTCCTGTAGAGAGAGAACCAGGTATCAGCTTAGGTACCAACTCTCCTCATCCTCCCCTCCAAAAGATCACTAATAAGAgatctcttgaaattatttttttatttcttatctgTGTACTTGTTGTaccatctccctctccccaggAGACTGTTAGCTGCTGGGAGCATAAAatcctagaattggaagggaccttagaggtcatttaggtTCCTTAAAATCAGAgacaatttcatcatctgtatcCCTGGTCTCTAGCACAGTGCCCATCccctacataaataaaaatttatttagtaaatatttaataaatttaataatatttcttgaattgaattgttgaatcTTTATGAAGTTAACCTAGGCTGATACAATGTAAGTAGCTGACTTCCTCACTATCTCTGCCCCTTAATACACAAAAACATTTCCCCCATATATCATTCTTCCCCTACATGCCACACGTTTCCCTCCCTTGTTACTTACTCACCTCATTTTCTTTGTCCCATATTACCATTCTTTTCCactccccccttttcctttctccctgtaCACTTTTTTTCCCTGCGAAAACACTTCTCACTCTGTGAACCACTCTGAACACAAAATCTCCCCACCTCAACTTTTCACACCcatttacacacatacacctcCCTCCCAGCAGACTTTTCAAAGTTTCCCACCTCTTAGTCAATTAAGACTCTTGATGTACAGTGCAAAGAATGCAGagttctgaagtcagaggatcctGCCTTCATTTTCTGCTCTAACATttactccttgtgtgaccttgggcaagtcattaaacttccctgagtctcagttacttcgtttgtaaaatgaagagactggacttaaaaattccttccagctataGATTTCACTTTCTCTCCTAGTACTTTGAACAACCACGACAGATACCTTTGTTTGAATTACTTTTTCCCACACACAGAGAAATCTTTTCAAATTAAGTGCCTATCAAAATCAGAGTGATGGAGAAACCATTCGGATCCTTAACTGGGCAAACAGATTTTTGCCAGAGAGCTGGGTACTCTTTCTCATCCACAAAAGGGATGAGGGCCAGGGGCACTAAACGGAGCTAtttgggagaaaggagagaggttaGATACAGGGCTAATTGACACAGGAAACTCCCATGTCATCTGCTTGGCAGCTCTTGATCTTAGAGAGTTATGCCCagggcactgaaaagttaaatgactagtcTAGGGGTCATACAGCCAATAAATGTCTCTGACACCGGCTAGATGGGAAAATAGTGCCCTGCTggggaaaagtaggagggaaaagttATTTCAGAGCACTGGGAATCGACCCTAAGGGTCAAGCCCCTTAGGACCAGGCTGGGAAGACTCGAACCCAACTTCTTAAAGAATGATTCGGTGGAGTCCGTTACTCAATGTAACCCCAGCGCCTTCTCCCACGTGGGTGCGAGGCACACTGATTTGCTAGCTGTAGGCGAGCTGGGCCGCTTACCTGTGAATGCACGGCTTTATGTTGCTCCAGGCTCACCGCATGCCCGAAAGTCTTGCCGCACATCTCGCAGGCAAAAGGTCTCGTGCCGCTGTGGGACCTGCGCACATGCACCTCGAGGCCGTGGGGAGTGGAGAACACCTGGGGTGCcgtgggatgggggagaggaaagaaagagtctGAGAAGAGGGGCGGAGGGGAGGAGCTCAGGCACCTAGAGGGGAGGCGCTTGAGGGGAGGTACAGAAAAAGCTGGGCCTGACCTCTGGGGCCCCCGGGCCAAAGGAGCTGGCCGGGCAGGAAGACAGGGCGCTAGGATGGGGAAGGGTCAGATGGACCACTGGGCCCCCGCTCACCTTGCTGCACTTTATACACTTATAGGAGCCGTTGTTGAGCAGGAGGCGAGTACAGAGTAGCTCGGACTCCACCTTGATGCCAGAACCCTTGTCCTGGTACAGCCCACCAGCCGCCGACGGTCGCTCGTATAAGCGGGCCGCCGCTGCCACCGCAGGACCAAAGTCCCTGTAGAGGCCCAGGGCGGAGCCGCCGCTGCCTCCGCCGCCGCTGCCCTCGGAGGACCCGCCGCCACAGCCCCGCTCCGGGCCGTAGAGGGCTGCTGGAGCGGGGGGCTCCGGGTTCCGTTCTCCGAAGAGGCCCATCCCAGAGCCTCGCTCCAGGGCATGGCAAGGCCGGTAGCTCTGCACCAGATGCCGCAGGTCGGAGCCTGAGAGGCTGTTCCACGTGTAGGGCTTGAAGGGCACCGGGAAAGGTTGTGCCTCGTCCAGGGAGGGACACACGGACTTCTCGGAAGCTGTGGAAGCATCAGGGACACGAAGGCACTGTCACAACCACTCCCAACCCCGGGACCAGGTGTCTATCTTAACTCTTCAAACAAGCAACAAAAATCAGTCCCCAAATCCATCCAGCCTGGAAATGCACCACTAACCTCAATCCTTATCTTTCCCAGGACAGTCCTTAAAGACAAGGATCGAATTGGTGCGGCCCAGGGTGCACCGGCCCACCCAGTGTCTGTGGCTTGTATCAGGGGCTGTCATTCCCTGAGTGGATTTTCTGACTCAAGAGCTCGATAGCTGCTGAATTGACCCTAACACCGCACGGAAAGATTTCTGATGAAATATGTCACGGTCAGAAAATTCAGCCTCTGGACAGCGCTCCCCTAGGGGAGGTCAGGGGCAGAACTCGTCCAAGCtgactcctcctccttctctctccctgggGCCGGGGAGGGGGGCTGGGGAGGTGAAAGAGTTagcaggaggagagggaaagaaggatgcCACAAAATGCTGCAGAGATGCATCTAGCAATAGAAACAAGAACTGGCTTTATCTTTCTGAAAGCTGAAAAGTGCCGAACtaggggcaggaggagggaaaggTGGGGGCGGAAAGGAGGACCAGAGCCGGGCAGACAAATATCCAGGGCAGCACTGCAGAATTTACCCACTTAAATTCTCACCTGATCGGATTTCTAGATCCTCTGAAATTGTTTTTGCTTCCAGAAGCAACACGCATACCCACAGATTTTTCTCAAACTAATAATGCCCACATATGCTGTGAGTATATTACGCAAGCAAGCACAACCTCGTTGGGGGATAGTCCAATCAGTATCGTTTAACTTAATAGGATCAGTCCAGTGTttatttagaaaatgttttagaGAGACTTTGATTCTGTGTTTGCATCTTACAAGATCGAATACACAGTATGCCAAGATAAACATGGAGAAACTGCATTCATAGAAACACTGGGGTTTTGGTTTTAGTAAAATCATAATACACTGTCTTGAAAAATAATGAGGGTGTGCATGTTCTAAAAAACTAGGAACCAGGTCTCATGGTcacttaataaaattaaaaagaacttcTGAGATGGCAGAATGCGAAAAGTATGAGAACTCCAAGTAGGAGATGTGGGTTCTAGGTTTGGTCacgcctctttctctctctggttcttagtttccttagctgtaaagcAAAAGTTGGGatggatgacttctaaagtccctttcagttcagATTCTAGGATTCTACGTCTCTGGGAAAAATCCAGCTCAACTGCAGGCTCTAATTTTTACAGTCCGGAAATACTGTAGAAGGAATCAGTCTCCCAAGCCAAATAGACGTTCGTCTATGCAATCACTTCCTTTTCACAAAATTCACTTCATTCAAATTCCGACAACCAACGAGACCCTGAGTCTTTGGCTAGGTCTCGGCTCTGATTCCCTAactaaacaaaaggaaaagctgGGGGTTAGGAATTCTTTTCAAGGAAGACCCTTCCCCAGGATCGCTGGCTCTCCAGAAGCGGGGTGAGCCTAAGGGAGACATCCGAGATATGGAGCACCCCCCTTCCAGATCAAAGATCAAATCTCAGATTAGATAGGAGATCTGAACAGATATTGGTGGAGTACTGAACTCTGGATGTTAAAGCCAGGAGAGAGACTGGTTTATAGAAATACttcgcccctccccccccccccccccccccccccgctttaGTCCCTATTTCAGTACGAAGTCTTCCTATTCTTCAAGTAGTTTTATGTATAAACCATTTTTTAACTTCAGGACACTAAAttcatttctcctctcctcttttcagtGACTTTCTCCGCCACAGAAACACACATAAACTCACAGCCGTACACTCCAAAGCCTTCTCTCCCGACTTTACCACGTCAAGTAAGAGTCATTGTTGGGGGTGCCGTCTTCGGCTGGGACATTTGAGTTCGGGAAAACACCCCCTAGTGATGCGTGCCTCCGCCCTTTCACTCTGAGTTGAGCTCGGAAAGTCACCCCTAGCAGCAGTGGCCTCCACCCTTCCTGTCCCCTCATGTCTTGTTCTTGAGTGGGGATAAGGAAAGCGGGCTCTCCAGCCACCTTACCTCCCAATTCTAAAGAATTATGATCGGAAAATCAAGTGGagaaaggatgtgtgtgtgtgtgtgtatgtgtgtgtgtatgtgtgcgtgatTTTCCCTATTTAACACGCAAACTATCTCAATCAATAAGAAAACTCTAATGCTCCCTCtgggaaaaaatacacacaaaataacTTGGACCCCTCGCTCCCACCTGTGCAGAAATTTCCTGGAACTTAACTGTTGCCTGCCCATAGTGGCCAGGATTTAACCCAAACTGAATTTAGACCCAAACTTTTGCTTAGAGGTCCCCCACGATGCCAACCTACCCAAAACTGGCtagttttttctccctcccaccctccccactcCTGCAGACCCACGGCTCTAGCTACCTGGAGATGCGGAAGGCGATGGGGGCCTCCAGAAATCCTCAAACTCCGAGCTCCTATCGCAGACGCTACCTTCACAGCTGGCTGGAGACACTGAGACTGCGTCAGGGGCCTCAGTCAGTTGGGACTCTGGGGAGATAGGACCTTGGGGCTCGGGCTCAGAAGGCCTCGGGCTCGAGTCTCCTGATATCTTGCTGTCTGTCtcggaagaagagagagagagatggttcaGTCCAGGGTCGGAGCCCTGAGAGCAAGAATGTGGGGGAAAGGGGCCCCCTTTAGGAACTCTCTGGGAGTTGGAGAGTTAGGGCGCCTGGTGCAATGACCAGGAAACAGCCTGTTGGAGACAGATTTCTGTCTTCACTCCGAGGATAAGGGCagatttctcttttccctatcaAGGGTCAGTGAATGTGAATAGACAGCAAGTGGAACAGTGTCCACAGAGCCTACCGAGTCTCAGGCTTAAGAGGGTGGCGTCggtggagtgaggaagagggTAGCTTGTCTCCTAAGCTAactctttaaaacaaacaaaaaataacagcaatagGGGTGGCAGAAGGAACTGAAGAAATCCAAGGGGAGGAGAATGGGGAccgaaaggggaaaagggaaggaaccCCCTTTCTACTCCGCTTGGCTTCAAGGGCAGGAAGGAACCACAGGACCGGAGTGGACTGGAGTAGAAAGGACCTCGGGTGGTAAGCACGGGCGGTTAGGAGACCGAGGGTCAGTGTCTGGGCTGACGAGGGGCCAACGACACTTTAATTGCGCGAGGCTGCCTCTGAGCACTGAGTCCCTCAGTGTCCTGTCATCGACTCAGCACCGCACCTGCACAGATCTGCGCCAGCACATTCTCCAAGCGGAGGCCGTAGTCCTGGTCCTGTGAGCGCGGCTGGTGGTAGCTATGAGCCTTCTTGCTCTTCACAAGGAAAGACCGAGGCATCCTCTCTTCGCCGTTATCCCTGCTGCCCCTGCTCCTCCAACCGCGACCACCTCTCCGTCCCTCTCTCCAGGTTCGGCGAGCACCAAGTTCACTCCAGAGTCACACCTGCTCGGCTTCCAAGCTGCCACCTCGGAGGAGACCTGCTGGGGAGAAAAGGGTCGGAGCGTGGGTTAAGAGATCTAAGGCTGGGAGGGGACTGAGCAATGCTAGAGGGATGCCTGGCTAGGGGGATggggaatgagaggagagagggatggggCCCGGGTCAGGGAGGGGCCACCATGGGGAGGAGCCTTCGCCTCCGTGGCGCTGCTCCGCTCACCAGGTGGCAGGCATTCAGACAGGTGGCTAGAGCCACCGGCTGCCTCCGCAGACGCAAACCCAAATCATAAAATGATGGCCCTCGAAGCAAAGGGGCCTCTCCTTAGGATAGCTCAggcctctctcccctccaccccccagctGGCCTCTCCTTCCCTGTTTCCACACACTATATCTGTCCCCCGCCTTCGGgactcctccccttcccctcaaacCTCGCTGGGGAAATCAAACCCTCCTGGAGGGCCAAGAGTGAGACAGTCTCGATTCACTCGGTTACCCGAACTCGGTCACTCAATCCCTGGCCTGTATCTGTCATCTGGAAGGGAGGGGCTAGGGGAGGGGCACTGGACGGTAACTGAGATGCTCGCCTACTGTGCAAGGAGGTAGCTAGGAGGCCAAGGGACCGCCCCGAGCCAGGGTCCCGTCTGCGAAAGAAGACAAGCTCAGataaacagagacaaagacagagggcCAAGGGAGCAGGCAGATACACACCAAGGGCAGAAATCAAATGTCTAAATGAAATCACACACAGCCTATGGAGAGTGATTAGCTCTGGAAATGGCGGCTGAGGGGATCAAAGATACAacaatgagggggagggggactGAAGTAAACAGGAGACTTGGCCTCAGTAATCCTCAATCCCTGGCTTTAACCTGTAAGAAGGGAACATTTTCTGTTCCGGTagtccaacctttttttttttttttgtaaacaaaaGTTGTTTAATACTGGGAGAGGCCTTGGAGGCCCAGCCCCGGACTCTAGAAACTCTCAGACTCTAGGATCAGGTGAGAAGCAGAGCCCAGGGAGAACGGAAAGTTATTGGGACAGACTCATCAGTAAGGAAATTCGAGCTCCCAGGAGGCTGTGGCCGCTACCCGCAGGTAGAGGAGGGGCAGAGGCAGGAGGGGCCTGGGGGCAGCTCTGGGCTGCAGTTTGCTACTACAGACGCTGCTGCCAGGAGAGGCCAGGGAGCTAGGACTATTTCGAAGGCCGTCTCCCATTTACCTAATCAGTTCACCTCCCTGTCCCCACAGTCAAGCTGGGGACTGGATGAGGGGTAAGGAGTAGCCTTTTGCagaggggagggagcagagaTAGCTCCTCTGCCTTCTCGCAGGTCTCCTCTATGGCTGAACAGGTGAAGTCTCTTTAAAACGAATCTGAGCGGTGTTCACCTCCACAATCCCCGAGGGAGCACCCAATCCACCAGCTTTAGGGGGGCCTTAGGACAACAAAGGGAAGAGAGGCGAGGAGAAGCCGCTATATTTTCAAGCAGATGGGTGCTCCTTTGAATTGGGGACAGGGGACCTTTTCCCGTCAAGCTCTCCCTCATGGCTATGTTCACCCTCTCCACTTCAGTTAACATCTTTTAAACAGTCCTCAGGGCCCAGGCTCAGAAATGTGGAATAACTGCCCCGAGCCTTCCAGGACAGAAAACAACAGTTAGTAAATTTCGAGAGTTATTCTGAGCTGGAAGATAgaattttatttccccccaaccccaccctacTCTATCCTGCTACCTGGGTGAATTGGCTTTAGAGGAAAGGATaagtgagggaaggggaggagtgggagagggaaaTATTTCAAAAACACTCTCGTTTCTAAGATTATAAGCGTGTTGTTCAGAGAGATGGTATTTCCCTTCTTATTGCcacaccaccacacacacacacacacacacacacacacacacacacacacacattcgggagctctctgtctctttgtctgtctgtctgtctctatgtccGTGTCTGTCtgtcacacacgcacacacacgcgcacacacacacacagacaaacagacacacacacacacctggccATCCGTATACTGTCCCGGCACTGGTTGGTGATCAGGTCTCTTCCCAGGAATCCTTCCGGAATGACACCACGTCTCCCTCTGCTTGCGGTTCTTTTGTCGTCGAAACAGATGAACCCTCCAGAAAGAAGGAGCAATGTCAATTCGATTCATCCAACATTTATTCCTAGCCTGCTAAGTGGCAGGCCCTGGAGACGCAGAGGCAAAACTGAAACAGCCCCTGAGCTCAAGAACTGACATCCTACTGCACACCCAGAAACAACTCCAAGCTAGCCAGCTCCacgaacaaaaattaaaatggaagaaaaatgaaaagtcaacGAAAGGTGTCTTTGAGCATTACCCTCAGGCTGAGGGGGCTAGTCGGGGAATCCCACAGTAGGGGTCCATATGTCCTTCAAAGCACTCTGAAAGAGGGGCAGAGGGGGCAAGTAGGGGGAGAGAATTCAGTGTGGGGAGGCCTGAGGAGCGTCGCAGTCCCTTACGCTCCCAACTTCTGTTGTCCAGATTCCAGAGCAGTGGTTCTGAGCTACGCTGGAGATGTTTTCAAGAAAAGTCGTCCTCTTATCCTAACCTGGGCACATTTAGCGGGCATCTCCCAAGGCCTGGCCTAGCCACACAAATATACTCTCTGCCTTGTTTTTCCATTGGTACTCGCTGTCAGAGATGCCTACCCAGGGCAGTGGACCAGTGCTCCCTTGGGTTGGCGGGacgagaaaggaagagga
The DNA window shown above is from Notamacropus eugenii isolate mMacEug1 chromosome 2, mMacEug1.pri_v2, whole genome shotgun sequence and carries:
- the GFI1 gene encoding zinc finger protein Gfi-1, whose amino-acid sequence is MPRSFLVKSKKAHSYHQPRSQDQDYGLRLENVLAQICADSKISGDSSPRPSEPEPQGPISPESQLTEAPDAVSVSPASCEGSVCDRSSEFEDFWRPPSPSASPASEKSVCPSLDEAQPFPVPFKPYTWNSLSGSDLRHLVQSYRPCHALERGSGMGLFGERNPEPPAPAALYGPERGCGGGSSEGSGGGGSGGSALGLYRDFGPAVAAAARLYERPSAAGGLYQDKGSGIKVESELLCTRLLLNNGSYKCIKCSKVFSTPHGLEVHVRRSHSGTRPFACEMCGKTFGHAVSLEQHKAVHSQERSFDCKICGKSFKRSSTLSTHLLIHSDTRPYPCQYCGKRFHQKSDMKKHTFIHTGEKPHKCQVCGKAFSQSSNLITHSRKHTGFKPFGCDLCGKGFQRKVDLRRHRETQHGLK